One stretch of Macaca nemestrina isolate mMacNem1 chromosome 17, mMacNem.hap1, whole genome shotgun sequence DNA includes these proteins:
- the LOC105472238 gene encoding zona pellucida-binding protein 2 isoform X2 has protein sequence MDFKLSKKEIVDPTYLWIGPNEKTLTGNNRINITKTGQLMVKDFLEPLSGLYTCTLSYKTVKAETQEEKTVKKRYDFMVFAYREPDYSYQMAVRFTTKSCIGRYNDVFFRVLKKILDNLMSDLSCHVIEPSYKCHSVEIPEHGLIHELFIAFQVNPFAPGWKGACNGSVDCEDITNRNILQARDRIEEFFWSQAYIFYHNFNKTLPAMHFVDHSLQVVRLDSCRPGFGKDESLHSNCASCCVVCSPATFSPDVDVTCQTCVSVLIYGAKSCP, from the exons ATGGATTTTAAgctttctaaaaaagaaatagtggACCCCACCTACTTATGGATTGGGCCTAATGAAAAGACGTTAACAG gaaataatagaataaatataACTAAAACTGGACAGCTGATGGTGAAAGATTTTTTGGAGCCTTTGTCTGGACTTTACACATGTACTCTTTCTTATAAGACTGTTAAAGCAGAAACCCAAGAAGAAAAGACAGTCAAAAAGAGATATGACTTTATGGTCTTTG CCTATCGGGAACCTGATTATTCATATCAGATGGCTGTACGTTTTACCACAAAGTCTTGCATAGGGAGATACAATGATGTGTTCTTTAGAGTGCTGAAGAAAATCTTGGATAATCTAATGTCTGATTTGTCATGCCATGTCATAGAGCCATCATATAAATGCCATTCTGTTGAAATTCCAGAACATGGCCTCATACATGAGCTATTTATAGCATTtcaag ttaaTCCTTTTGCACCAGGGTGGAAAGGTGCTTGCAATGGATCTGTTGACTGTGAAGATATCACTAATCGTAATATCCTCCAG GCAAGAGATCGAATAGAAGAATTTTTTTGGAGCCAAGCATATATTTTCTACCATAACTTTAATAAAACTCTACCAGCAATGCATTTTGTGGACCACAGTTTGCAAGTAGTACGTCTGGATAGCTGTCGACCAGGCTTTGGAAAAGATGAAAGTCTACACAGTAATTGCGCTAGCTGTTGTG tggtttgtagtcctGCGACTTTTAGTCCTGATGTTGATGTAACTTGTCAGACCTGCGTTTCTGTCCTTATCTACGGAGCTAAATCTTGCCCATAA
- the LOC105472238 gene encoding zona pellucida-binding protein 2 isoform X3, translating to MGTWVLLSAVLWCLTGVRCPRSTLFNTKGFIYGKTGQPGKIYVKLHQNSPVLICMDFKLSKKEIVDPTYLWIGPNEKTLTGNNRINITKTGQLMVKDFLEPLSGLYTCTLSYKTVKAETQEEKTVKKRYDFMVFAYREPDYSYQMAVRFTTKSCIGRYNDVFFRVLKKILDNLMSDLSCHVIEPSYKCHSVEIPEHGLIHELFIAFQVNPFAPGWKGACNGSVDCEDITNRNILQVRISWQEIE from the exons ATGGGAACGTGGGTCCTACTCTCCGCGGTGCTCTGGTGCCTCACAGGAG TCCGATGCCCGCGTTCTACGTTATTCAATACGAAGGGCTTCATTTATGGCAAGACAGGACAGCCAG gcaaaatatatgtaaagttaCATCAAAATAGCCCAGTCCTTATCTGTATGGATTTTAAgctttctaaaaaagaaatagtggACCCCACCTACTTATGGATTGGGCCTAATGAAAAGACGTTAACAG gaaataatagaataaatataACTAAAACTGGACAGCTGATGGTGAAAGATTTTTTGGAGCCTTTGTCTGGACTTTACACATGTACTCTTTCTTATAAGACTGTTAAAGCAGAAACCCAAGAAGAAAAGACAGTCAAAAAGAGATATGACTTTATGGTCTTTG CCTATCGGGAACCTGATTATTCATATCAGATGGCTGTACGTTTTACCACAAAGTCTTGCATAGGGAGATACAATGATGTGTTCTTTAGAGTGCTGAAGAAAATCTTGGATAATCTAATGTCTGATTTGTCATGCCATGTCATAGAGCCATCATATAAATGCCATTCTGTTGAAATTCCAGAACATGGCCTCATACATGAGCTATTTATAGCATTtcaag ttaaTCCTTTTGCACCAGGGTGGAAAGGTGCTTGCAATGGATCTGTTGACTGTGAAGATATCACTAATCGTAATATCCTCCAGGTGAGAATTTCATG GCAAGAGATCGAATAG
- the LOC105472238 gene encoding zona pellucida-binding protein 2 isoform X1, whose translation MGTWVLLSAVLWCLTGVRCPRSTLFNTKGFIYGKTGQPGKIYVKLHQNSPVLICMDFKLSKKEIVDPTYLWIGPNEKTLTGNNRINITKTGQLMVKDFLEPLSGLYTCTLSYKTVKAETQEEKTVKKRYDFMVFAYREPDYSYQMAVRFTTKSCIGRYNDVFFRVLKKILDNLMSDLSCHVIEPSYKCHSVEIPEHGLIHELFIAFQVNPFAPGWKGACNGSVDCEDITNRNILQARDRIEEFFWSQAYIFYHNFNKTLPAMHFVDHSLQVVRLDSCRPGFGKDESLHSNCASCCVVCSPATFSPDVDVTCQTCVSVLIYGAKSCP comes from the exons ATGGGAACGTGGGTCCTACTCTCCGCGGTGCTCTGGTGCCTCACAGGAG TCCGATGCCCGCGTTCTACGTTATTCAATACGAAGGGCTTCATTTATGGCAAGACAGGACAGCCAG gcaaaatatatgtaaagttaCATCAAAATAGCCCAGTCCTTATCTGTATGGATTTTAAgctttctaaaaaagaaatagtggACCCCACCTACTTATGGATTGGGCCTAATGAAAAGACGTTAACAG gaaataatagaataaatataACTAAAACTGGACAGCTGATGGTGAAAGATTTTTTGGAGCCTTTGTCTGGACTTTACACATGTACTCTTTCTTATAAGACTGTTAAAGCAGAAACCCAAGAAGAAAAGACAGTCAAAAAGAGATATGACTTTATGGTCTTTG CCTATCGGGAACCTGATTATTCATATCAGATGGCTGTACGTTTTACCACAAAGTCTTGCATAGGGAGATACAATGATGTGTTCTTTAGAGTGCTGAAGAAAATCTTGGATAATCTAATGTCTGATTTGTCATGCCATGTCATAGAGCCATCATATAAATGCCATTCTGTTGAAATTCCAGAACATGGCCTCATACATGAGCTATTTATAGCATTtcaag ttaaTCCTTTTGCACCAGGGTGGAAAGGTGCTTGCAATGGATCTGTTGACTGTGAAGATATCACTAATCGTAATATCCTCCAG GCAAGAGATCGAATAGAAGAATTTTTTTGGAGCCAAGCATATATTTTCTACCATAACTTTAATAAAACTCTACCAGCAATGCATTTTGTGGACCACAGTTTGCAAGTAGTACGTCTGGATAGCTGTCGACCAGGCTTTGGAAAAGATGAAAGTCTACACAGTAATTGCGCTAGCTGTTGTG tggtttgtagtcctGCGACTTTTAGTCCTGATGTTGATGTAACTTGTCAGACCTGCGTTTCTGTCCTTATCTACGGAGCTAAATCTTGCCCATAA